From the Aspergillus puulaauensis MK2 DNA, chromosome 1, nearly complete sequence genome, the window TTGCAAGCCAGCAATTGCAAGGATATGTTCATCGAAAAGTTTGAACAGATGATTCATCAGCGAGCAATTGAGGATGGGGAACTACACGAAATCGACGAAGACAACCCACCGTCACCAAAAAGGGGCCCTGCACCGCGCTACATAGTCCCTCGAGATACCCATGAATTTGAGTCTAAAATCATTTATCACGACATTCCTATTCCAGTGAAAGTGCCGACGGTTATCTGGCCTGAGATTGTAGGCGATTTTTCGCTTGTCAAGCTCATCCAAGTCTTTTCCGCACCTCATGCCGCATCACCACAGTCTTTcgctctccatcctcattTAACCACAAGTGGTGCCTACACCCATCCGATCATCATTCTCGTTAACGCAATGTTGACACAGAAACGGGTTGTCTTTCTTGGCCACAACCGACCATCTGGGGAGGTTGCAGAAGCAGTACTAGCTGCATGTGCGTTGGTATCTGGTGGGATTTTACGTGGTTTCACCCGTCATGCGTTTCCCTACACGGATTTGACGAAAATCGACGACCTCCTGCGGGTGCCGGGATTCATTGCAGGGGTCACAAATCCAGCGTTCGCCAATCATCCAGAATGGTGGGATGTACTCTGCGACCTGCCTACAGGCCGGATTAAAATCAGTAATCACATTGAACCGGCACCAGTTACCGACGGCTTACTGTAtttccagcagcagggccCGGTGAACATGGGAGGCCCAAATGCCGATCCCAGCGGAGATAATCTGTTCATGGAAGATGTCCTGCGCAGTATCGCAAACCGATACGGCGAGAACGCGATCAGGGCCAAATGGCGCGCCTACATCACGAAATTCACACGGGTTTCAGCCGCATTCGAGGAGATAGTTTACGGAGCGTCAAACTTGTACATTATCGGACCCAACGAGGAGCTTTCTCCTGAGAGCCCCAGCGGCCTGCAATCAGATCCAGGCGATCCAACAACGCTGCGCGGCCACGGTTATGTCTGGGCAGACGAAGCCTCCAAACAACGCGAACTGATGGCGTCTGTCTCTCGTATCGAAGGCTGGCGAACTACTAGATCCTATTACTCTTTCATTCAAGACATTGCAGCAATGTACTATCCCGCTCGCCCCATCCAGAAACCCGACCTCTACCATCACCATGACCGCCTCCGGATGCTGAAACTGCCCTCCTTCGACGCCGGCAACATCTATCTCGCTCTTGCGCATTCGATCAAAGACTACGCCGGCATCTGCCAGCTTCTAACGGTCACCCCCGAGAGCCAGGCAGGCCTGTTCTATATCTCCATGGGTCTTCTCCACCCAGACCAGAACGTCCGCGAGGCAACAGCGGACCTTCTTGAGCGCATCGCTCTCCACCCCGCAGGGCGACACTTCTGGGCACAGCTCAACCGGTTCGCAAAATCCGCTTACTTTCGCATTAAGCGCGAGAGAGAGGCAGCCGCGAACGCGAGCGTGTCGCCAGTACTAAACAAATCGCCAAGCGACAGCTTTGGTCCACCGCAGAGCTTGGTTGGGGTTGCAATGGGTGCTGGTGTGCCTTCTCATGGAAGTCAATAATGCTCTCACATATCAATCAATTAAGCGTGGTAAATGAGTGTTCTTGTTGTTTGAAGCGATGGCCATAtgcttatttttttttctgttgaCCTTTGTTTCTCCGTccatattatattatactataaacCCCCTTTCCCCTTTTCCTTCAGCCTATATGGGTGATATATTTGAGTTGGATATACCTCACCACCTACCTGAGTTAGAACGTGTACCTATTGTATCTACTGCGATTCAGAGAATCCAGCTGGAATGTTTCCAataaggaagaagaagtgaagaagaaagtgGCCACGCGGCATGATGAATGAAATTGCAAGGCTAATAGAACTAAAACTCAGTAACAACTGTTTCTAACGTGTATTCTTGATTCTTTTTTCATTAACtgtttattttatactgCAATGCAGTGAATGCACCAAGAACATACTTTTTTTTCGCATATTAGGTTTATATAGTTGGTATATTCACAGATCCAGCAATCAAATGCCAAAAGGCCAGTCGTTGTCATCATCCAAACATGATCAAAATCAAAACCGGGACGACAACGctaaaaataagataaggAGTGTAAGAGTGCCAAAGGCGAGATACGCTTGCTAATAGAATAGTAATggtatatgtatatatagaagGGAGGTTTGAAGAGGCGGTCGTAGGGATTGTGGTGGTTGGGTATCTCATAATGATACTAGGGCAGCGCCTACTGTTAGGGAAAGCCAGAGAGGGAGTGAGACAACTTGCTGCGACGAAGCAGCAGAGGGTAcgtcgtcctcttcaccaacgGTGATGTTAACCTTTGCGAAATCCGCACCGCACCTGCCGTTGATTGCTTTGGCTGAGGGAAGGTACGAATCTGCAAGCGGCTGGTCCTTGACCTGAGCCCATTCGCTGAAGATGTCTAGAGCTGCCTGGAGGCAGGGGCCGCAGGTTGGGGTGGATGAGGAGTCAATCGAGCTGCCATAGGGGAGGAAGTAGATGTCGTAGTCAACCGGGTTGGAGGAGTTTGTGACGGCATCGACGAAGCAGTAGTCTGATGTGTCCGGGTTTTGGAGGCAGGTGGCACGGTAGATGGGTTCGTAGGTGATCATGTCGTAGTACGCGTTTGCGACCAGGGGGTTGCCGGCTTCGTAGTCCTCGCCGcagttgtcgtcgtcgaggaggtCGGAGGCGAAGCTGGACATAgtggaggagcaggacgagACGTCGGCAGAGCAGGCCGTGTCGAGGACATGCGATGTGGAGGCGGCGGACCTAAGAGTGTGGAAGAATCCGGTAGAGTCGCGAAGGAGCGTAGAGATGGCATGGCAGTCGGTGAAGCTGGAGTCTGCGAGAAacttcttgaagaagcttGGGCAGCTCTTTGTGgtgaagttgttggagagGCTGGTGTCGAAGGCCGTGGGGAAGCTAGACGATATCGACGATCGCTGGATGAGAGATCCGATTTCATCGGCCTCCACCTGAAGATGCTCGTGGGCGTGTCCCTGATGGTGGATATTCGTCCCAGCGATGGGTGGAGCATCTTTGACGGGCACTATGTCGACGATCTCTTGGTCTGGACCAGGTCGCGAAACACCGGCAGATTCTGTCGCAGTCTCTTCAGCGAGAACTGCTGGAAGGACCAAAGCCCAGACGAGCAATCCCCGTACGTGGGCGAAGTTGATCCATGATTGTGGGCGCATTCTGGCCAAGGCGTGGCTTCGTTACGGTCGGCTTCGATGATGGGAGTGAGAGTGGCATAAAAACACGAGCGGCGGACAGGCGTAATGCGATTAGGATTAGAATAGTTGAGCAATAACAGCATATAAGCAAAAGACGAGAAACGAGTGTGAGGCCAGTCCGAGGATTATGGGCAAGACATTGTACTGTATACTCCAGAGAGTGGCAGAGCGACTGGACGGACTGTGCAGTGCAACAGTCACATGGAAACAAAGGACCGAATGGCCTAAAGCAAAAGAGCGAATGACAAAGAAAGCGCAAGGATAGAGTAGAcaagagggaagagggaaagagaaggggaggagaggaggaggaagaggattaggggcgatggagatggtgccCGTCAAAGAGACTGCGACTGAGACTACTTTAGTGTGCCTGATCGAAGCGTCTGGACTCTGCCCATCAGCCATTCCTTTTACGACGTGAAGCCCCCCACGACAGCCTCCGGATGGCCAATTATTCTCCCGCTATTCGAGTCCAAGATTGCGACTTTCGTCGAGCTTAGGGCTGACTGGCAGCCTGCTTTTGGGCCAGTCTCTGCCTCTCTCGTGTCTGCAACAGCGTGCCTGGTGAACAGCACCACTCCCAACCCTGAAGGACCGTACCGAGCCATTGCGTCCTTTTGCGAGTCCATCTCGGGCGTAGAATCTACGGCAGAATACGAGGACATCGCATCGTGTTGAATCGAGGATACTCGACCGCAGGAACAGAAGCCCAGTGTCTACCAATCAGAGGGTCGAGAACTCCTCCACAAAAACTGCGTCGAGTCCACTTTGTCTATCGCAGTCAGCAACCGGAGAGCATCATGactcctccaacttcctGGTCGCTGTAGACAAGACACCCGCGCCCGCGTCAGGACCTAActcttctcctctcctctcttctcctctccgccaTGTCCGCAGATCTGGTCCCCGAAACGAGGGTCCTTGCCGTTGCCAGCCATGTATGTGCTTCCCCCCACTCTGCCAGCCCACCACTTATCAGGCTTGGACACTGACAATTGCAGGTTGTCTATGGGTATGCCACCCCCTTACTATGTTTCCAGTTTTGGATCAGACGTGTAATTACAGCCGAGCTGACACGATAGAAGCCATGTCGGTAACAAAATGGCAACCCTCGTCATGCAGTCTCTGGGCTGTGATGTTGCCGCTTTGAATACCGTTCATTTCAGTCAGTACTCGCCCCCATAGTTATATTCAAAGCTAACTTGGTTCCAGGCAATCATACTGGCTACCGCCAGTTCAAGGGCACTAGGGCAACAGCAGAGGAGATCAGAAACCTCTATGAAGGCTTGTGCATGAGCAACCTCACAGACTTTGATGTCATGCTCTCCGGCTATGCGCCgagtgctgctgctgttgaagcCGTCGGGTCTATCGGTCAAGACCTCCAACGCAAGGCTGCAGCCCGTCCCGGTTCTTTCTTTTGGGGTGCGTTGTCCACTTATGTTTCCGCCGTCTTCACCAAACTAACAGCACCAACCATATCAGTCCTGGACCCCGTAATGGGCGACCAAGGCCGTCTATACGTCAACGACGATGTAGTACCAGCATACAAGAACATTGTGCAATATGCCGACTTGATCCTCCCAAACCAATTCGAAGCCGAGTACTtgcccctcctccatccCCCAACCCAATAACTAACCGCCCACCCCGCATCCAGAGTCCTCTCCGGCATCCAAATAAcctccctccaaaccctcGCAAAAGCAATAACAACCCTACACGCAACCTACAAAATCCCCCACGTAATCATCACCTCAGTGCAACTCTCCAAACTCTCCCCATCGCAAGAAAACCCCTCACCAAACTCCACCCAGAACCTCCTAACCGTGATCGGCTCCACAACCCTCTCCAGCGGCAAACCGCGCCTCTTCCGCATCGACGTCCCAGCCATAgactgcttcttcagcggcACAGGCGACATGTTCGCCGCACTAACCGTCGCCCGCCTCCGCGAGGCCGTGTTCGCCGATCGCAACCCAGACCTCCGGAACACAAAGTCCTGGGTATCGGGCGACGATGTACGCCCCACGGAGCTGCCGCTTGCAAAGGCCACCGAGAAGGTTTTGGCTAGTATGCACAATGTGCTGGAGAAGACTAATGAGGCGAGGGATGTGGAACTCGCGGCCACTGCGCCTGCGTCTGGGGGAAGCGAGGAGGTGCAGAAGAAGGAACATCTACGGCGGACGAAGGCTGGCGAGATTCGACTGGTAAGGAACGTGAGGTTTTTGCGGGAGCCTACGGTGGAGTTCAAGGcgaaggagtgggaggggGACTATTGAAGTCTATATCTAACGGGCCCAATCCAATATGTTGGGTTACATTGCATGCATTTGCCCCGGTTCCCAGTGCCCAGTGGCAGTAAGTTAGCTGGAGTGCTGTCATTATCATCACTAAACAACATAGAGAGCATTGCTAGTATTCCGTTGTTGTTTTTATTGTTATTTTTAGATCATGAGCAGAGGCAAGAGCTCGACTCTGGCATCCCATCTATCTAACGTATCGTTCGTTTCGTAGCGTATTTGTTACTCAAGGCGAGTCATGTCCAACCAGAAATAATTCTTCTcatgtacggagtatatcctTATCCAGCTTACCACGGAGGAGCTCCCCTAGTTCCCGGTActtccaaacccaccagctCCCCGAACACTCTCTgccagctcctcaacaacctcaacctcggGTGTGTAAATCTGCATTCATGTGTCAGTATCCAATGACATAAAATATGTAAGAAGAGTGTGGAAGAGTATACCCTCTCCAAAACAAGCTGCGCAATGCGGTCCCCCTCATTGATCGTGAAATCCACATCGGAAAAGTTAAACAGCAGAACCTTGACCTCGCCTCTGTAATCAGCGTCGATCACGCCGGCGCCGGTATCGATGAAGTGCTTCGATGCGAGTCCGCTTCGGGGAGCGACACGGCCGTCTGGATTTCATAATTCCAGTTAGCTTTCTTATTTTTCTCTCTTAGGGGGGTTGGGTTTCGCCATTGGGTGGGGTAGGTAACATACAAGTCCCCTCGGGAACAGCAATTGCGATTCCTGTGTCAACGAGCGCCTTTCCCTTTGCTGGGATGACGGTTTCCTTTGCGCTGTAGATATCGTAGCCTGCGGCGAAGGCGGAGCCGCGAGTTGGGGCGCGAGCGGTGTCGATAAGCTTTTTCACCTGGAGAGAAGGGATGGGGGTGGCGGCGTTGTTGGAGCCCATTTTGGAGGTTGGTTCGGATTCTGTGGGATTGGAGGCTGTGTTTGAGGGCTTGGGTCGTTTGGCAAGCGGCGAcgcggggagggagggaggttCGTGGGTTGCTGTGGTGGTTTCTTTGGGTGGTGGAGTGGTCTCCTTGGTCATGGTATGGTTGGTGAATGGATCagggttgagattgaggaagagaaggaggatatgAAAGAGGAGAAAGTGCGGTGTATGGCCTGCAGCAGAGACGCAAGCGATTGTCGAGTTGATATAGACTCCCGGAGCTGGAACGCGTCTGGCGGTGAGGGGCACGCGTAAAGTGGGAGGCGTCTGTTTGCTGCGTTTGCACCTCCATGAGTAAGCAGGGCCGAACTGCGCACATGGTCTGTCCAGGATGGCGTAAAGTGAGCCGACGCCCCGCAGAAACCAATTGTTGTTGTCCAGTTGGGCCTCGGTCCGGCTGTGGAAGCTGGGGAGGCATTGCTCTCCGAGCCATCTTATTACCGGCAATGCTTCTGTCCTGGTCATGAGTCCCCTTTGGCTTCAATTCCTATATCTAAGTTGCCAAAGGACTGACCCATAACTGATCACATATTCATTGCATTTGACGCATTTGGATCATGGCAGGTACCGTACGTCAACCGATCGATGTTCCAGCCCTGGAACGGTATATCGACCAGAATGTACCCATCATCAAGACACCACTGGAGGTAAAACAGGTAACTCAACCAACAAATCAAACCGCGGCCATGGAGCCAACCCGAGAAGAAAGAACTAACCCTCATTGTCTTGTCTCCTAGTTTGGTTTCGGCCAATCCAACCCAACCTACCAGCTCATCGCCTCCGACGGAAAGAAGTTCGTTCTGCGCAAGAAGCCGCCAGGCAAATTATTGTCGAAGACCGCACACAAGGTTGAGCGGGAATACAAGATTATCCATGCGTTGGAACAAACGGACGTGCCTGTCCCCAAGGCGTACTGTCTCTGCGAGGACAACAGCGTAGTTGGGACACCCTTCTACATTATGGAGTTCCTGGATGGGAGGATATTCACCGATCCCGCAATCCCGGAGGTATCTGCTGAGGAGAGAACAGCTTTGTACGCAAATCTATACCTTGTGATTCTGTAATCGTATGTCAGTGACTAACGTTGTGCAGGTGGAAGGATGCCGTACGAACCTTAGCCAAATTCCATCGCGTCGTCCCCAAGTCCATCGGGTTAGAAGGATTCGGAAAACCAACAGGGTTCTATGATCGACAGATCGCCACGTTTACGACAGTCTCCAAGGCCCAATCTCAAGCCGTCGACGTAGAATCGAAGGAGCCGGTCGGGGAGCTGCCCCATTTCATGGAGATGGTGGCCTTCTTTCAGGACAAGAGCACACAGCCAAAGGACCGTGGGACGTTAGTGCACGGCGATTACAAGATTGACAACATGGTCTTCCACAAGACCGAGCCTCGTGTTATCGGCGTGTTGGACTGGGAAATGGCCACGGTGGGACACCCGCTCTCGGACTTTTGCAACCTCACCAGCCCATACTTCCTCGAAGGAACGGAATACCAGGTGGAGAAGTTCAGGCCAGGCGCTGTTGCCGGTTTGCCCACGCGAGAGGACTGCCTGCGGTGGTACAGCGAATATGCCGGATGGGATCCGACGCCTGAGATCATTTGGGGAGACGCATTCTTTCAATGGAGGAGCTCGGTTATCATGCAAGGCATCAAAGCACGCTATGCCTTGAGGCAGGCTAGCAGCGCGCGTGCCGCAGAGTATGCCCAAAAGACGGTGCCATTTGCCCTCGGGGCATGGGAGCGAGTACAGAAGGTACAGGCCGTCCTTCGCCAGAAG encodes:
- a CDS encoding uncharacterized protein (COG:S;~EggNog:ENOG410PP3Y;~SECRETED:SignalP(1-27)); the protein is MRPQSWINFAHVRGLLVWALVLPAVLAEETATESAGVSRPGPDQEIVDIVPVKDAPPIAGTNIHHQGHAHEHLQVEADEIGSLIQRSSISSSFPTAFDTSLSNNFTTKSCPSFFKKFLADSSFTDCHAISTLLRDSTGFFHTLRSAASTSHVLDTACSADVSSCSSTMSSFASDLLDDDNCGEDYEAGNPLVANAYYDMITYEPIYRATCLQNPDTSDYCFVDAVTNSSNPVDYDIYFLPYGSSIDSSSTPTCGPCLQAALDIFSEWAQVKDQPLADSYLPSAKAINGRCGADFAKVNITVGEEDDVPSAASSQQVVSLPLWLSLTVGAALVSL
- the BUD16 gene encoding pyridoxal kinase (COG:H;~EggNog:ENOG410PHE3;~InterPro:IPR029056,IPR004625,IPR013749;~go_function: GO:0008478 - pyridoxal kinase activity [Evidence IEA];~go_process: GO:0009443 - pyridoxal 5'-phosphate salvage [Evidence IEA]) codes for the protein MSADLVPETRVLAVASHVVYGHVGNKMATLVMQSLGCDVAALNTVHFSNHTGYRQFKGTRATAEEIRNLYEGLCMSNLTDFDVMLSGYAPSAAAVEAVGSIGQDLQRKAAARPGSFFWVLDPVMGDQGRLYVNDDVVPAYKNIVQYADLILPNQFEAEVLSGIQITSLQTLAKAITTLHATYKIPHVIITSVQLSKLSPSQENPSPNSTQNLLTVIGSTTLSSGKPRLFRIDVPAIDCFFSGTGDMFAALTVARLREAVFADRNPDLRNTKSWVSGDDVRPTELPLAKATEKVLASMHNVLEKTNEARDVELAATAPASGGSEEVQKKEHLRRTKAGEIRLVRNVRFLREPTVEFKAKEWEGDY
- a CDS encoding AFI1/MesA family protein (BUSCO:EOG09263690;~COG:S;~EggNog:ENOG410PFID;~InterPro:IPR037516,IPR012860;~PFAM:PF07792,PF08616), giving the protein MNVTLPMRTSDGTGNSSSSPPKSNGLPRLSPSPSFVQKHSPRSSDASNIRRLDQQTAGPVSKPRRCKSQYPRDSPERHVEFILVASFHIDRGPIMEHQYPGPISSDEGMLAELMLPDQTHVRSQDWTIFFLHKDTSTEADEEDPASGKKKKRKGKKTQTSSGDNEEDSPDLDDDSGEDTEEDESSDEEDGGEGPPLMYVLNLVNTKQDNTVKRGAVVKAMAICTRHSFLHIYKPILLLALEDYFKSPYPETLETLYNAVNAMDLSPMPKLNLLERQILQASNCKDMFIEKFEQMIHQRAIEDGELHEIDEDNPPSPKRGPAPRYIVPRDTHEFESKIIYHDIPIPVKVPTVIWPEIVGDFSLVKLIQVFSAPHAASPQSFALHPHLTTSGAYTHPIIILVNAMLTQKRVVFLGHNRPSGEVAEAVLAACALVSGGILRGFTRHAFPYTDLTKIDDLLRVPGFIAGVTNPAFANHPEWWDVLCDLPTGRIKISNHIEPAPVTDGLLYFQQQGPVNMGGPNADPSGDNLFMEDVLRSIANRYGENAIRAKWRAYITKFTRVSAAFEEIVYGASNLYIIGPNEELSPESPSGLQSDPGDPTTLRGHGYVWADEASKQRELMASVSRIEGWRTTRSYYSFIQDIAAMYYPARPIQKPDLYHHHDRLRMLKLPSFDAGNIYLALAHSIKDYAGICQLLTVTPESQAGLFYISMGLLHPDQNVREATADLLERIALHPAGRHFWAQLNRFAKSAYFRIKREREAAANASVSPVLNKSPSDSFGPPQSLVGVAMGAGVPSHGSQ
- a CDS encoding phosphotransferase family protein (COG:I;~EggNog:ENOG410PHRI;~InterPro:IPR011009,IPR002575,IPR041726;~PFAM:PF01636) produces the protein MAGTVRQPIDVPALERYIDQNVPIIKTPLEVKQFGFGQSNPTYQLIASDGKKFVLRKKPPGKLLSKTAHKVEREYKIIHALEQTDVPVPKAYCLCEDNSVVGTPFYIMEFLDGRIFTDPAIPEVSAEERTALWKDAVRTLAKFHRVVPKSIGLEGFGKPTGFYDRQIATFTTVSKAQSQAVDVESKEPVGELPHFMEMVAFFQDKSTQPKDRGTLVHGDYKIDNMVFHKTEPRVIGVLDWEMATVGHPLSDFCNLTSPYFLEGTEYQVEKFRPGAVAGLPTREDCLRWYSEYAGWDPTPEIIWGDAFFQWRSSVIMQGIKARYALRQASSARAAEYAQKTVPFALGAWERVQKVQAVLRQKGKL